The following are from one region of the Lytechinus pictus isolate F3 Inbred chromosome 4, Lp3.0, whole genome shotgun sequence genome:
- the LOC135153946 gene encoding delta-like protein C, with amino-acid sequence MLSRAILICGVIVAGIVSSADGTSSPDCAKDGDVITNYKKDPYRSYRKGATRHDVAKAECSNQDKTPEDDACSCNPCLHGGTCNLIDDPPGYSCTCSEGDEGDICQESTGGDHYSSVI; translated from the exons ATGTTGTCTCGCGCAATATTAATCTGCGGTGTGATCG TTGCTGGCATAGTAAGTTCCGCAGATGGAACATCTTCACCAGACTGCGCCAAGGACGGCGACGTCATCACAAACTACAAGAAGGATCCATATAGGTCATATAGGAAGGGTGCAACAAGGCATGATGTAGCCAAGGCTGAATGTTCAAAccaag ATAAGACTCCAGAAGATGATGCTTGTTCCTGTAACCCCTGTCTTCATGGTGGAACTTGTAACCTAATCGATGATCCACCTGGATACTCTTGTACGTGCTCTGAAGGAGACGAAGGAGACATCTGTCAGGAATCAACCGGGGGAGATCATTACTCTTCAGTCATATAA